In the Desulfosporosinus acidiphilus SJ4 genome, GATTATCGTTCATATCTTGGTCTGTACCGCAGCCAGCCGTACTGGAAAGACCTGTGAATCAAAGGATAGGTGATTGGAACGAGAACAGCATTGTATAATGCGACTCCAAACACTAATTGGGCTATGTCAGCCATCGACCATTGCAGTCCTGCTCCCAAGGCCAAAAAAGCTACACAAATTTGCCCAACCGCCGTAACTATGAAGACCATGAACGTTGTCAGCAAGAAATTTTCCCGATACCAGCGTTCCGTCAGCCAGTTGCTTAAGAAGGCCACTACTAAGAGAGTAAGAGTATACATTCCTATATACCGGCCTAAATAAAAGTCTTCCAACAGCCCCGCACCTAAACCCCAAAGCAAACTGGAAAGCCGCCGGTGGTGCGCGGCCATATAGATGGTCAAGAGCATGAGAAGATCCGGTTTAATGCCTGACCAGGCCCAAAAGTGGAAAAGCGTCCCCGGCAAGATCAAGCTTAGAAGAAACATGACTGTAATCAGGATGTAGCGCATTATTTTGCCCCCACCATTTTCACAATATAGACTTCTTCAAGAGAATCAAAGTCAACCAAGGGTTCGATGTATGCCGTCTTGAGCAGACCGGAAGGGTCAAGCTCGATTTCTTTAACTTTCCCGATGGGGACATCTTGAGGGTAAACTCCGCCCTGACCGGAAGTCAGGACCAGATTTCCAACATTGACATTATCCGCCCGGCGAAAGAGCATTTCCAAATTCCCCTCAGGGGTCAGACGAGAACCCCGTTTATAAGTACCCTGTACAATTCCGAAGGTACCATTGCCTGCACTATCGCGCACGACAGCACTTACTTGTCCTTCACCATCGAGAATCATCAGAACTTCAGACGTTGTCGGTGAAACACTAACAACCTTACCCACCAAACCTAAGTCTCCGATCACAGGATCATTAATCTGAACCCCATCATTGCTTCCTCGATTTACAGTCAATGTGCTGTACCAGGATGTCGGGTTGCGATTGATGATCGTTGCCCCTACTTTGGTATACTTATCAAGGGTCGGGCTGCGAAATACTCCTTGGTCAAGTTCTGAGTATCGCAAGCCGGCCAGCACTTGTTCTTTAAGTTTTAGGTTATCACCGGTAAGCTGATCTACTTTTTTGTGTAATTCTTGATTTTCCTGCTCAACATTTCTGAAATTCCACAGAACTT is a window encoding:
- the mreC gene encoding rod shape-determining protein MreC, translating into MGKRVNVTGIAVLVFFLLLGVLISIRLTGLGSRFPNPVGGAMQRVLSVVEKPILQLGNGIRDNTKVLWNFRNVEQENQELHKKVDQLTGDNLKLKEQVLAGLRYSELDQGVFRSPTLDKYTKVGATIINRNPTSWYSTLTVNRGSNDGVQINDPVIGDLGLVGKVVSVSPTTSEVLMILDGEGQVSAVVRDSAGNGTFGIVQGTYKRGSRLTPEGNLEMLFRRADNVNVGNLVLTSGQGGVYPQDVPIGKVKEIELDPSGLLKTAYIEPLVDFDSLEEVYIVKMVGAK
- the mreD gene encoding rod shape-determining protein MreD; this encodes MRYILITVMFLLSLILPGTLFHFWAWSGIKPDLLMLLTIYMAAHHRRLSSLLWGLGAGLLEDFYLGRYIGMYTLTLLVVAFLSNWLTERWYRENFLLTTFMVFIVTAVGQICVAFLALGAGLQWSMADIAQLVFGVALYNAVLVPITYPLIHRSFQYGWLRYRPRYER